The Stegostoma tigrinum isolate sSteTig4 unplaced genomic scaffold, sSteTig4.hap1 scaffold_275, whole genome shotgun sequence genome includes a window with the following:
- the LOC132208059 gene encoding ferritin, heavy subunit-like: MVSRVCQNYHKDCEDAVNKQINLELYSSYVYLSLFSYFDRDDVALHHFAEFFKEQSHEEREHAEKLMAFQNKRGGRVILQDIKKPEQDEWGSGLEAMQRALQMEKDVNQSLLDLHKLASGHTDPHLCDFLERQYLDEQVKMIKKLGDHITNLKRLGAPDNGMGEYLFDRLTLG; the protein is encoded by the exons atggtttcccgagtgtgtcagaactaccacaaggactgtgaggatgctgttaacaagcagatcaacctggagctctattcctcctatgtttacctctccctg ttctcttactttgaccgggatgatgttgccctgcatcactttgctgagttcttcaaggagcagtcccatgaggaacgggaacacgctgagaaactgatggcattccagaataaacgtggaggtcgagtcatcctgcaggacatcaag aagccagagcaggatgagtggggcagtggtctggaggcaatgcagagagctctgcagatggagaaggatgtgaaccagagtctgctggatctgcacaaactcgcctctggccacactgaccctcat ctgtgtgacttcctggagaggcaatacttggatgagcaagtgaagatgatcaagaagctgggagatcacatcaccaacctgaagagactgggagcccctgacaatggcatgggagagtacctgtttgacaggctcacactcgGCTGA
- the LOC132208054 gene encoding ferritin, heavy subunit-like has product MASRVCQNYHKDCEDAVNKQINLELYSSYVYLSMVSYFDRDDVALRHFAEFFKEQFHEEREHAEKLMAFQNKRGGRILLQDIKKPEQDEWGNGLEAMQRALQMEKDVNQSLLDLHKLASGHMDPHLCDFLERHYLDEQVKMIKKLGDHITNLKRLGAPDNGMGEYLFDRLTLS; this is encoded by the exons atggcttcccgagtgtgtcagaactaccacaaggactgtgaggatgctgttaacaagcagatcaacctggagctctattcctcctatgtttacctctccatg gtctcttactttgaccgggatgatgttgccctgcgtcactttgctgagttcttcaaggagcagttcCATGAGGAGcgggaacacgctgagaaactgatggctttccagaataaacgtggaggccgaatcctcctgcaggacatcaag aagccagagcaggatgagtggggcaatggtctggaggcaatgcagagagctctgcagatggagaaggatgtgaaccagagtctgctggatctgcacaaactagCCTCTGGCCACATGGACCCTCAT ctgtgtgacttcctggagaggcactacttggatgagcaagtgaagatgatcaagaagctgggagatcacatcaccaacctgaagagactgggagcccctgacaatggcatgggagagtacctgtttgacaggctcacactcagctga
- the LOC132208058 gene encoding ferritin, middle subunit-like: protein MVSQVCQNYHKDCEDAVNKQINLELYSSYVYLSMFSYFDRDDVALHHFAEFFKEQSHEEREHAEKLMAFQNKRGGRVLLQDIKKPEQDEWGNGLEAMQRALQMEKDVNQSLLDLHKLASGHMDPHLCDFLERHYLDEQVKMIKKLGDHITNLKRLGAPDNGMGEYLFDRLTLS, encoded by the exons atggtttcccaagtgtgtcagaactaccacaaggactgtgaggatgctgttaacaagcagatcaacctggagctctattcctcctatgtttacctctccatg ttctcttactttgaccgggatgatgttgccctgcatcactttgctgagttcttcaaggagcagtcccatgaggaacgggaacacgctgagaaactgatggcattccagaataaacgtggaggtcgagtcctcctgcaggacattaaG aagccagagcaggatgagtggggcaatggtctggaggcaatgcagagagctctgcagatggagaaggatgtgaaccagagtctgctggatctgcacaaactggcctctggccacatggaccctcat ctgtgtgacttcctggagaggcactacttggatgagcaagtgaagatgatcaagaagctgggagatcacatcaccaacctgaagagactgggagcccctgacaatggcatgggagagtacctgtttgacaggctcacactcagctga